One region of Vallitalea okinawensis genomic DNA includes:
- a CDS encoding response regulator transcription factor, with the protein MERVLIIEDEKQIARFIELELKYEGYDVDIAYDGRNGLDKFHHANYDLILLDIMLPGVNGMEVCRRIRKESDIPIIMVSAKDEIMDRVQGLEMGAHDYLTKPFAIEELLARIRRLLKWCDNKHNKSEESNELSAKELKLNWQTYEVLLDDSKIDLTNKEFELLKLLLENKNIVLGRDKILNEVWGYDYFGETNVVDVYIRYLRSKIDDVAEDKYIHTVRGVGYVIKE; encoded by the coding sequence GTGGAGAGAGTTCTTATTATTGAAGATGAGAAGCAGATTGCTCGTTTTATAGAGCTTGAATTGAAATATGAAGGGTACGATGTTGATATTGCCTATGATGGGCGAAACGGTTTAGATAAATTTCATCATGCCAATTATGATCTTATTTTACTGGATATTATGTTACCGGGAGTTAATGGTATGGAGGTTTGTCGACGCATAAGAAAGGAATCTGACATCCCAATTATTATGGTTAGTGCTAAAGATGAAATCATGGATCGTGTACAAGGTCTTGAAATGGGAGCACATGATTATTTAACGAAGCCTTTTGCCATTGAAGAGTTGCTTGCAAGGATCAGAAGGCTTTTGAAGTGGTGTGATAATAAACACAATAAAAGTGAAGAGAGTAATGAATTAAGTGCTAAGGAGCTTAAACTTAATTGGCAGACCTATGAAGTTTTACTCGATGACTCTAAGATTGATTTAACAAATAAAGAATTTGAATTACTTAAGTTATTACTAGAAAATAAAAACATAGTACTTGGTAGAGATAAAATATTGAATGAGGTATGGGGTTATGATTATTTTGGCGAAACTAATGTTGTCGATGTTTATATTCGATATTTGAGGTCTAAGATTGATGATGTTGCTGAAGATAAATATATCCATACCGTCAGAGGTGTCGGCTATGTTATTAAAGAATAA
- the sdaAA gene encoding L-serine ammonia-lyase, iron-sulfur-dependent, subunit alpha: protein MGFFTGKELLELCQNNKYQIYDATIEYENEKTGIAKEAILERMMINLKIMKEAATRAFSEEIGGKIIGGESRKLRERYENTKPVCGNTMARAVSYALSTMEVNASMGKIVAAPTAGSCGVIPAVFLSLSESHQISDELLLKGLFTTSGVGIVIANNATLSGAQGGCQAEVGSASAMAAAGVVEMMGGTPEQALHAAAIALKNLMGLVCDPIAGLVEAPCTKRNAIGTSNALISAEMALAGITSVVPFDEVVEAMYKVGLSMPCSLRETSLGGVAATPTAKKIEKEIFGYNIT from the coding sequence ATGGGTTTTTTTACTGGAAAAGAGCTACTAGAGTTATGTCAAAATAATAAGTATCAAATCTATGATGCTACTATTGAATATGAGAATGAAAAAACAGGTATTGCAAAAGAAGCTATTTTAGAACGTATGATGATTAACCTAAAAATCATGAAAGAGGCTGCTACAAGAGCTTTTTCTGAAGAAATAGGTGGAAAAATAATCGGTGGTGAGAGTAGAAAACTCCGAGAGCGTTATGAAAATACTAAGCCTGTATGCGGTAATACTATGGCACGTGCAGTTTCTTATGCTCTAAGTACCATGGAAGTTAACGCGTCTATGGGTAAAATTGTTGCTGCGCCAACTGCTGGTTCCTGCGGCGTCATTCCTGCTGTGTTCTTAAGCTTATCAGAAAGCCACCAGATATCAGATGAGCTTCTCTTAAAAGGTTTGTTTACAACCAGCGGTGTAGGTATTGTCATTGCTAATAATGCTACTTTATCCGGTGCACAAGGTGGTTGTCAAGCTGAGGTAGGTTCTGCCTCTGCAATGGCTGCTGCTGGTGTTGTTGAAATGATGGGTGGTACACCTGAACAAGCTCTACATGCCGCTGCTATAGCTTTAAAGAATTTGATGGGCTTGGTCTGTGATCCAATTGCCGGTTTAGTAGAAGCACCTTGTACAAAAAGGAATGCAATAGGCACTTCTAATGCTCTCATTTCAGCTGAAATGGCTTTAGCAGGTATTACAAGTGTTGTTCCCTTTGATGAAGTGGTTGAAGCTATGTACAAAGTAGGTTTATCCATGCCATGTTCCTTGCGTGAAACATCACTTGGTGGCGTTGCTGCAACACCGACTGCCAAAAAAATAGAAAAAGAGATATTTGGATACAATATCACCTAA
- a CDS encoding carbohydrate-binding family 9-like protein, with protein sequence MKTYLCHFSEEPITLDGNLNKEPWKSMESLELVETATGNKPLQRTIAKMCYTKESLYVVFSCIDDEINAVMTNYNDPIYNEEVVEIFIDATGELKQYIEIEVSPLNTVLHYAIHNHGGKVRGFARVDQVIKSVAKVSDDHWVVEMEIPLDELTDQAISSGTSWKGNLYRIDRRKNGEDEYSAWNATHEINFHRPECFGEIVFE encoded by the coding sequence TTGAAAACTTATTTATGCCACTTTAGTGAAGAACCTATTACATTAGATGGCAATCTTAATAAAGAACCATGGAAAAGCATGGAGTCTTTAGAATTAGTGGAGACTGCGACGGGTAATAAACCGTTACAAAGAACAATAGCAAAAATGTGTTATACGAAGGAATCACTTTATGTGGTCTTTAGTTGTATCGATGATGAAATTAACGCTGTTATGACCAATTATAATGATCCTATTTATAATGAAGAAGTTGTAGAAATATTTATTGATGCTACAGGAGAGTTGAAGCAATACATAGAAATAGAAGTAAGTCCTCTTAACACGGTGTTGCATTATGCTATACACAATCATGGTGGTAAGGTAAGAGGGTTTGCTAGGGTGGATCAAGTTATTAAGAGTGTGGCGAAGGTCAGTGATGACCATTGGGTAGTGGAAATGGAGATACCATTAGATGAATTAACGGATCAGGCGATTAGCAGTGGAACCTCATGGAAGGGGAATCTTTATCGCATTGATCGAAGAAAGAATGGTGAGGATGAGTATTCCGCATGGAATGCAACCCATGAGATTAATTTTCATCGACCTGAATGTTTTGGGGAAATTGTATTTGAGTAA
- the sdaAB gene encoding L-serine ammonia-lyase, iron-sulfur-dependent subunit beta gives MTSYSVFDLIGPVMVGPSSSHTAGANRIGYISKHIVGEEIEDVTFYLHGSFAKTHKGHGTDKALLAGILGCLPDDEKIRDAFELADQEGLTYHFEEIDLGDVHPNTTKIVAKTKTNHTWTIIGSSIGGGKIKITSINNMEVDFDGEFTTLITDHTDCPGIVSRITKILSDYHINIAFMKLFREVKGREALLIIETDEDIPRAAADELEKIEAIHSSKIIPKCNI, from the coding sequence ATGACTTCCTATAGTGTTTTTGATTTGATTGGTCCAGTCATGGTAGGTCCATCAAGCTCTCATACTGCAGGTGCAAATCGAATTGGGTATATAAGTAAGCATATTGTAGGCGAAGAAATAGAAGATGTCACTTTTTATCTTCATGGCTCCTTTGCCAAAACCCACAAAGGTCATGGAACTGATAAAGCACTTTTAGCTGGCATATTAGGCTGCTTACCTGATGATGAAAAGATACGCGATGCGTTTGAATTGGCCGACCAGGAAGGTTTGACCTATCATTTTGAAGAGATTGACCTTGGTGATGTACATCCTAATACTACTAAAATAGTTGCCAAAACCAAGACAAATCATACATGGACCATTATAGGCTCAAGTATTGGTGGTGGCAAAATCAAGATAACCAGTATTAATAATATGGAAGTAGATTTTGATGGTGAATTCACAACGCTTATTACTGATCATACAGATTGTCCAGGTATAGTTTCAAGAATTACTAAAATATTGTCTGATTATCACATTAATATCGCTTTCATGAAACTTTTCAGAGAAGTAAAAGGGCGAGAAGCCTTATTAATTATTGAAACTGACGAAGATATTCCACGTGCTGCTGCTGATGAATTAGAAAAAATTGAAGCCATCCACAGTTCAAAGATAATTCCAAAGTGTAATATTTAG
- the mgtE gene encoding magnesium transporter: MDVNVLEDLLEERRFTELKAILEGMQEADVAEFIDEVDNPKSSLLAFRLLQKEMASDVFSFLSTEKQAELCTLVNDEELDDLIDELFFDDMIDLIEEVPANVVKKILKNATETERRLINQFLNYPEDSAGSLMTIEFVDLKKEMTVAEAIERIRKIGVDKETIYTCYVIDHKRILEGLVSLRDLVLAKPDEILNNIMETDIIFAHTGDDQEEIADTIKKYDFLSMPVVDKEQRLVGIITIDDVVDVIQEENEEDFQRMAALEPDEEDYLDASTFKLAKRRIVWLAVLMVSATFTQIINEAYIDVTAAITDLVVFMTMLTGTSGNVGAQSSTLVIRSLTLGEVDFSDLFRVFMKELRVSFVVAVPLALMNFARIFFFGSYAGNLRIAMTVNFTMICTIIFAALVGGMLPIVAKKCRLDPALMASPLITTIVDACSLLIYFNVASFIYGL, encoded by the coding sequence ATGGATGTAAATGTTCTTGAAGATTTATTAGAAGAACGTCGTTTTACAGAATTAAAAGCTATTTTGGAAGGGATGCAAGAGGCTGATGTAGCCGAATTTATCGACGAAGTAGATAACCCGAAATCCTCCTTACTCGCATTTAGGTTACTACAGAAAGAAATGGCTTCTGATGTTTTTTCGTTTTTATCTACTGAGAAACAGGCTGAATTATGTACCCTTGTTAATGATGAAGAACTTGATGACTTAATAGATGAGCTATTTTTTGACGATATGATTGACTTAATTGAAGAAGTTCCTGCTAACGTCGTAAAAAAAATTCTCAAAAATGCCACTGAAACTGAGAGAAGGTTAATTAATCAATTCCTTAATTATCCGGAAGATTCAGCTGGAAGTCTAATGACCATTGAATTTGTAGATCTGAAAAAAGAAATGACCGTGGCTGAGGCTATTGAACGTATACGAAAGATTGGTGTTGATAAGGAAACCATCTATACCTGCTACGTCATTGATCATAAACGTATATTAGAAGGACTTGTATCTTTAAGAGATTTAGTCCTAGCTAAGCCTGATGAGATCTTAAACAATATCATGGAAACAGACATTATTTTTGCACATACTGGAGATGATCAGGAAGAAATAGCAGACACCATAAAAAAGTATGACTTTTTATCCATGCCTGTTGTTGATAAAGAACAGCGTTTGGTAGGTATTATCACTATCGATGACGTTGTGGATGTTATTCAAGAAGAAAATGAAGAAGACTTCCAAAGAATGGCGGCTTTGGAACCTGATGAGGAAGATTACTTAGATGCATCGACTTTTAAGCTTGCTAAGAGAAGGATTGTTTGGCTAGCCGTGTTGATGGTGTCGGCAACATTCACACAAATCATTAATGAAGCATATATTGACGTAACTGCAGCGATTACAGATTTAGTCGTATTCATGACCATGTTAACAGGTACTTCTGGTAATGTTGGTGCTCAGTCCTCCACACTTGTCATACGTAGTTTAACTCTTGGAGAGGTAGACTTCAGTGATTTGTTCCGCGTTTTCATGAAGGAATTAAGAGTTAGCTTTGTTGTTGCAGTACCATTAGCACTAATGAATTTTGCTCGTATATTTTTCTTTGGTTCCTATGCTGGTAATCTCAGAATAGCTATGACAGTTAATTTTACTATGATCTGTACGATCATTTTTGCTGCCCTCGTAGGTGGTATGCTTCCAATTGTTGCTAAGAAATGTCGACTTGACCCAGCATTGATGGCTAGTCCGCTGATTACAACTATTGTAGATGCTTGCTCTCTACTTATTTACTTTAATGTAGCATCATTTATTTATGGTTTATAA
- a CDS encoding ribulokinase, translated as MSKKYTLGIDYGSGSCRALLVDVISGAEIDSVECPYPHGIMEETLLETGVQLPPDWAIQHPEDYLHCLKVVTKGVMEKTGVHAEDIIGVGVDFTACTILPIDKEGNPLTRQEEFREEPHVYVKKWKHHAAQKQADRLNAIASERGEAFLDYYGGKVSSEWLAPKVMQILDESPEVYEATDRFIEAGDWIVLKLTGEEKRSSCQAGYKGLWNKKMGYPSNEFFKALDERLDGFVDDKLSRDIYSLGDCAGYINEEGAALTGLKKGTAVAVANIDAHVAVPAAGINKEGQMLLIMGTSTCHMVVSKEEKIIPGIGGIVEDGILPGMFGYEAGQACVGDHFNWFVKNCVPSKYMDEAKEKNMDIHQLLTDKASKLKVGESGLLALDWWNGNRSILDDSDLTGLILGCTLTTKPEEIYRALIEATAYGTKVIIDQFENNGILINELYASGGIAGKNALMMQTYADVTGKEIRICDSEQPVALGSCIFGAVAAGKEKGGYGSLEEAVDKMARLKDTVYRPIPANQEIYNDLYAEYRILHDYFGQGENNIMKKLKRIKLGQRS; from the coding sequence ATGAGTAAGAAATATACATTAGGAATTGATTATGGATCAGGTTCTTGTAGAGCTTTGCTAGTTGATGTTATTAGTGGTGCTGAAATTGATAGTGTTGAATGTCCATATCCACATGGGATTATGGAAGAAACTTTATTAGAAACGGGTGTACAACTACCACCAGATTGGGCTATTCAACATCCAGAAGATTATTTGCATTGTCTAAAAGTTGTGACGAAAGGTGTTATGGAGAAAACTGGGGTTCACGCTGAAGATATTATTGGTGTTGGAGTGGATTTCACTGCCTGCACAATTTTACCTATAGATAAAGAGGGGAACCCATTAACACGTCAAGAAGAGTTTAGAGAAGAACCCCATGTCTACGTAAAAAAGTGGAAGCACCATGCTGCACAGAAGCAAGCTGACCGATTGAATGCTATAGCTAGTGAAAGAGGTGAAGCCTTTTTAGACTATTACGGCGGGAAGGTATCTTCAGAATGGCTGGCTCCTAAGGTAATGCAAATTTTAGATGAATCACCCGAAGTTTATGAAGCAACAGATCGTTTTATCGAAGCTGGAGATTGGATTGTTCTTAAACTAACAGGTGAGGAAAAAAGAAGTTCCTGTCAAGCTGGTTATAAGGGACTGTGGAATAAAAAGATGGGTTATCCCTCTAATGAGTTTTTTAAAGCTTTAGATGAAAGACTTGATGGTTTCGTTGATGATAAATTGAGTAGGGATATTTATTCACTTGGTGATTGTGCAGGCTATATCAATGAAGAAGGGGCTGCTTTAACTGGATTGAAAAAAGGTACAGCTGTTGCTGTTGCCAATATCGATGCACACGTTGCAGTTCCTGCTGCTGGCATTAATAAAGAAGGTCAAATGCTATTGATCATGGGGACGTCTACTTGTCACATGGTTGTTAGCAAAGAAGAAAAAATTATCCCAGGAATTGGTGGGATTGTTGAAGATGGTATCTTACCAGGAATGTTTGGTTATGAAGCAGGTCAAGCATGTGTTGGTGATCATTTTAATTGGTTTGTAAAAAATTGTGTACCTTCAAAATATATGGATGAAGCTAAAGAGAAGAACATGGATATCCATCAGCTTCTTACAGATAAGGCTTCAAAGCTTAAAGTAGGGGAAAGCGGCTTATTAGCACTTGACTGGTGGAACGGAAACCGATCTATTCTCGACGATTCCGATTTAACCGGTTTGATTCTTGGATGTACGTTAACGACTAAGCCAGAAGAAATTTATCGAGCCCTCATTGAAGCAACAGCATATGGGACAAAAGTAATTATTGACCAATTTGAGAATAATGGTATACTTATAAATGAATTATATGCATCTGGTGGAATAGCAGGAAAGAATGCTTTAATGATGCAAACTTATGCAGATGTTACGGGAAAAGAAATTAGAATTTGTGATAGCGAACAACCTGTAGCTTTAGGTTCATGTATATTTGGAGCAGTAGCAGCTGGTAAAGAAAAAGGGGGCTATGGCTCTTTAGAAGAAGCTGTTGATAAAATGGCTCGACTTAAAGATACTGTTTATCGTCCGATTCCTGCTAATCAAGAAATCTACAATGATTTATATGCTGAATACAGAATTCTCCATGATTATTTTGGACAGGGAGAAAACAATATTATGAAAAAGCTTAAAAGAATAAAATTAGGGCAAAGGAGTTAG
- a CDS encoding LacI family DNA-binding transcriptional regulator — translation MKVSLQFIADKANVSKSLVSKVINNKEVRVSEKKRQEILDIARKYHYRPNRMASSLRTQKTNTISLIVPNITFEFFGRLSYAIETRARELGYNVLICNTTEQPEKEKAYLEMCRTGIVDGMLICPTGDELSVKIYNYMNAKNFPYVFVDRYIPTIKSSFVVSDSRRGSIRLTEYLLEKGYKNIAFFNRSSGLYTSDQADRYVGYKETMLKNKIKPKRCFIFDDEHVFNKELVHDLIRQRPEAIILSTSWDLSLMLSVLYEQGICVPQDIDLVAFDTFTLPYNTLEDMQLAGQLKEPIALMEQQPEEMGKKAVELLVDTIEGKNKSIQSIYLDTVFKNERRLG, via the coding sequence ATGAAAGTCAGCTTACAATTTATAGCTGATAAAGCTAATGTTTCTAAGTCTTTAGTCTCTAAAGTAATCAATAATAAAGAAGTCCGAGTGTCTGAGAAAAAGAGGCAAGAGATTCTTGATATTGCTAGGAAGTATCATTATAGGCCTAATCGAATGGCGTCTAGTCTAAGAACACAAAAGACAAATACCATTAGTTTAATTGTACCTAATATTACTTTTGAATTCTTTGGCAGGTTATCCTATGCCATTGAAACGCGGGCAAGAGAGTTAGGATATAATGTCCTTATTTGCAATACAACAGAACAACCAGAAAAAGAAAAAGCGTATTTAGAGATGTGTAGAACAGGGATCGTCGATGGCATGCTTATTTGTCCTACAGGGGATGAACTTAGTGTAAAGATTTACAATTATATGAATGCAAAAAATTTTCCATATGTTTTTGTCGATCGCTATATACCAACGATTAAAAGTTCTTTTGTTGTATCTGATAGCAGGCGAGGTAGCATTCGATTGACGGAATATCTATTGGAAAAGGGCTACAAAAACATAGCTTTTTTTAATCGTTCTTCTGGGCTATATACATCTGATCAAGCAGATCGTTACGTAGGGTACAAAGAGACGATGCTAAAAAATAAGATTAAGCCAAAACGATGCTTTATTTTTGATGACGAACATGTCTTTAATAAGGAGCTAGTTCATGACTTAATACGTCAGAGACCTGAAGCTATCATCTTATCAACAAGTTGGGACTTATCTCTCATGTTAAGTGTGTTATATGAGCAAGGTATATGTGTACCTCAAGATATAGATCTTGTAGCTTTTGATACATTTACATTGCCTTATAATACTTTGGAGGATATGCAATTGGCAGGACAATTAAAAGAACCCATAGCTTTAATGGAACAACAACCTGAAGAGATGGGAAAAAAGGCTGTAGAACTATTAGTGGATACGATAGAAGGTAAAAATAAGTCTATTCAATCTATTTATCTTGATACAGTTTTTAAAAATGAGAGGAGATTGGGTTAA
- a CDS encoding sensor histidine kinase has translation MLLKNKRKRKIRKQRKYTFSISMRITAAFTILIVLLLIFIRLVFNMTVEALVYNNEYKTVETNYKLIKDFLTGDSIEGIEESHIKSNIVNEDIYVAIFHNGTPIFLSNKLFFTYYYEVKDYEDYISMSGKVNSERFGDIDLLVVSSFETEKMIIEFMENVLNVVDVIGILLAIIVGFYISRKMLSPIKEITSMTRDINIHQLNMRLAVDGPDDELRRLSITINEMLDRLEQSFEQQKRFVSDSSHELRTPITVIQGYIDLLARWGKKDEAVLDESIEAIRNETEGMKELIEKLLLLARYDNDTYQMEFGDVDMSQLLNAIVHETRLVDEEHPIIENIQAGHTILGDIKLLKQLLRIIMDNALKYTEDRNNIYVTLTGSEEFVNITIQDKGIGICEEDIPYIFDRFYRAESSRNKEKGGNGLGLSIAKSIVDRHSGEIKVNSIIGSGTEVIIQFKKQLDLIEARD, from the coding sequence ATGTTATTAAAGAATAAACGTAAGAGAAAGATAAGAAAGCAAAGAAAATATACTTTTTCAATATCCATGAGGATTACTGCAGCTTTTACGATATTGATTGTTCTTCTGTTAATATTCATACGTCTTGTTTTTAACATGACTGTAGAAGCTCTAGTTTATAATAATGAGTACAAAACTGTTGAAACAAACTATAAACTTATTAAAGATTTCTTAACAGGCGATAGCATTGAAGGTATAGAAGAAAGCCATATAAAATCTAATATAGTGAATGAAGATATCTATGTCGCAATTTTCCATAACGGGACACCTATATTTTTGTCTAATAAATTGTTTTTTACATATTATTATGAAGTAAAAGATTATGAGGACTATATATCAATGAGTGGTAAAGTTAATTCAGAGAGATTCGGGGATATTGATTTACTAGTTGTCTCTTCATTTGAAACAGAAAAAATGATAATAGAATTTATGGAGAACGTGCTAAATGTTGTGGATGTCATAGGAATTCTTCTCGCTATTATTGTAGGTTTTTATATTAGTAGAAAGATGTTATCACCAATAAAAGAAATTACATCTATGACAAGAGATATTAATATCCATCAACTTAATATGAGGTTAGCTGTTGATGGACCTGATGATGAGTTAAGGCGTTTATCCATTACCATTAATGAGATGTTAGATAGGTTGGAACAATCCTTTGAACAGCAAAAAAGGTTTGTATCGGATTCTTCTCATGAACTTAGAACCCCTATTACAGTTATCCAAGGATACATTGATCTTTTAGCACGATGGGGTAAAAAAGATGAAGCTGTTTTAGATGAGTCCATTGAAGCAATTAGAAATGAGACAGAAGGCATGAAGGAATTGATTGAAAAATTATTACTATTAGCAAGGTATGATAATGATACTTATCAAATGGAATTTGGTGATGTTGACATGAGTCAACTATTAAATGCTATTGTTCATGAAACAAGATTAGTTGATGAAGAACATCCCATTATTGAAAATATTCAAGCAGGTCATACAATTTTAGGAGACATCAAATTACTAAAACAACTCCTTCGCATCATCATGGATAATGCACTCAAGTATACTGAAGATAGAAACAACATATATGTTACATTAACGGGTAGTGAAGAGTTTGTGAACATAACGATACAAGATAAGGGGATAGGTATTTGCGAAGAAGATATTCCGTATATTTTTGATCGGTTTTATAGAGCTGAATCATCAAGGAATAAAGAGAAAGGGGGCAATGGTTTAGGACTGAGCATTGCCAAGTCCATTGTCGATCGACATAGTGGGGAAATCAAGGTTAATAGCATTATCGGTAGCGGTACAGAAGTTATTATTCAATTCAAGAAGCAGCTTGATTTAATAGAGGCAAGGGATTAA
- a CDS encoding phosphoglucomutase/phosphomannomutase family protein produces the protein MIKFGTGGWRAIIGDEFIKSNILLLAQAIAIDLHRKNKAMDGFIIGYDRRFLSRESAVWVAEVLAANDIPVYFIDDIAPTPMIMYAVKQMKVHYGAAITASHNPAAYNGVKIFTAGGRDATKDVTDEIEVILDELGESDVKSLDFKTALETSKVTIIKPFNEYIDNILNMVDVDAIKDKHLKILLDPMYGVSKTSLQTILLTARCEVELIHDRHDTLFGGRLPSPNAVTLNQLRNRVVEKGYDLGIGTDGDADRIGLIDENGNFIHPNDIMAMLYYYLMTYKGWKGPVVRNIATTHLLDAIAIAHGESCYEVPVGFKHISSKMEEKDAIIGGESSGGLTIRGHIKGKDGIFASALLVEMICVTGKSLAELKEELREKYGQFEMAEKDFSFDASLKSALKHQLYEQKELPEFPYAIEKISYEDGVKVYFENGGWIIARFSGTEPLIRIFAEMTELEKAEELCNIMREFLGIEK, from the coding sequence ATGATTAAATTTGGTACAGGTGGTTGGCGTGCAATTATAGGTGATGAGTTCATAAAGTCTAATATTCTATTATTAGCACAAGCGATAGCTATAGACTTGCATAGAAAGAATAAAGCAATGGATGGTTTTATTATTGGATATGACCGTCGATTTCTATCAAGAGAATCTGCTGTTTGGGTGGCAGAAGTCTTAGCAGCAAATGATATTCCAGTATATTTTATTGACGATATTGCTCCTACCCCTATGATCATGTATGCAGTTAAGCAAATGAAAGTACACTATGGAGCAGCTATTACAGCCAGCCACAATCCGGCAGCTTATAACGGTGTAAAGATCTTCACTGCAGGTGGTAGGGATGCAACAAAAGATGTGACAGATGAAATTGAAGTGATATTGGATGAACTAGGTGAATCGGATGTAAAAAGTCTTGACTTTAAAACTGCCCTTGAGACTAGTAAAGTAACTATTATCAAACCTTTCAATGAATACATTGATAATATCTTGAATATGGTGGATGTAGACGCTATTAAAGACAAACACCTAAAAATACTTTTAGATCCTATGTACGGAGTATCGAAAACTTCTTTGCAGACAATACTTCTGACTGCACGTTGCGAAGTCGAGCTCATTCATGATCGCCATGACACCTTGTTTGGCGGCAGGCTACCATCTCCAAATGCTGTAACACTTAATCAGCTACGAAATAGAGTTGTGGAAAAAGGCTATGATCTTGGTATAGGTACGGACGGTGATGCAGACCGTATTGGTTTAATTGATGAGAATGGTAACTTTATTCATCCTAATGATATTATGGCCATGCTTTATTACTATTTAATGACCTATAAAGGGTGGAAGGGACCTGTTGTTCGTAACATAGCAACGACCCATCTTTTAGATGCAATAGCGATAGCGCATGGAGAGTCTTGTTATGAAGTGCCTGTAGGATTCAAGCACATTAGCAGCAAGATGGAAGAAAAAGATGCCATTATTGGTGGCGAAAGCAGTGGTGGGTTAACCATACGAGGCCATATTAAAGGGAAAGATGGTATTTTTGCATCAGCTTTATTAGTTGAGATGATCTGTGTGACTGGGAAAAGCTTGGCAGAATTAAAAGAAGAATTAAGAGAGAAGTATGGTCAATTCGAAATGGCTGAGAAAGATTTTAGTTTTGATGCCAGTCTTAAATCTGCATTGAAGCATCAATTATATGAGCAGAAAGAATTACCTGAGTTTCCTTATGCCATAGAGAAAATCAGTTATGAAGACGGTGTTAAAGTATACTTTGAAAATGGTGGATGGATCATAGCACGTTTTTCAGGTACTGAACCATTGATTCGTATTTTTGCAGAAATGACTGAATTAGAAAAAGCTGAGGAGCTTTGCAACATTATGCGAGAATTCTTAGGGATTGAAAAATAA